A region of the Leeuwenhoekiella sp. MAR_2009_132 genome:
TTAAATCATGTTATACGAAAATTTAATAAAGGAGCAGAGAATTTACTGGGTTATAAAGCAGAAGATGTTGTAGATAAAATGACACCCAGTGTATTTCACCTCAAAGAAGAAATGCTTGATTATGCTATTCAACTTGAAGAATTATACGGAGAGCCTGTTGCTACTCATAAAGTGTTTACGCATAAATTAGGTAAAAATGATCTTGAAGCTAGTGACTGGACCTATGTTAGAAAAGATGGTTCTGAGCTTCAGGTGCATTTAGTGGTTACTGCGATAAAGAATGAGCAAGGTGAGATCAAAGGATATCTAGGTGTAGCTTCAGATATCTCTGATTTAAAAGCTATGGAAGCTTCGCTACTCAAAGCAAAAACGAGGGCTGAAAATGCAAATAGATCTAAGTCTGAATTTTTGGCAAATATGAGTCACGAGATACGCACACCACTTAATGGCGTAATTGGCTTTACAGATATATTGATGCAGACCGATCTGAATGAGAATCAGCGTAAGTATATGGAAACCGTTTATACTTCAGCCGTATCCTTACTAGATCTTATAAATGATATTCTTGATTTTTCAAAAATTGAAGCCGGTAAGTTAGAAATTAATGAAGAACATGTAAACCTTAGTGATTTATGTGGCAGGTCTGTAGAAATGATTAAACAACTGGCGCACGAGAAAAATATTGAGATACTTTTAAATATTCCGGGTAATCTTAATCACTACGTTATGGCAGACGGCCTGCGTCTGCGTCAGGTACTCATCAACTTATTAAGCAACTCTGTAAAATTTACCCATAAAGGTGAAATAGAACTTAAAATAGAACAGCAGGGAATAGACGAAGAAAGTCAAAAAAGGAATTATAAATTTTCAATACGTGATACCGGTATTGGTATTGCACCTCAAAATCTTCAGAAAATATTTAGAGCTTTTGATCAGGAAGATGCTTCCACCACAAGAAAATATGGAGGTACGGGATTGGGTCTTACCATTAGCAATCGCTTATTGGAGTTAATGGGCAGTAAACTTGAAGTTACCAGTGAATTGGGTTTTGGTACAACTTTTTCTTTTACAGTTAATTTTGCAAATGAGCCTTATCTTACTAATGACACCCCTAATGATATTTCTTTAAAACGGGTTCTTATTATAGACGATAACCAAAATAACAGGGTTATTTTAAAAGAGATGTTAAGTAGCAGAAATATTGAAACAACTCTGGTAGAAAATGGTATTGATGCACTAGAAATTTTAGAGGGAGATATTGATTATGATCTTGCAATCATAGATTATCATATGCCGTATATAAACGGTATAGATTTGGTTTGTCACATGCGCAACGAACTCAAAATCCCAAAAGAAAAATTACCTGTATTATTATTGCACAGTAGTGGAGAAGATCAACAAATAAATAGTAGAAGTGAAGAGTTAGGTATTATTAATAAAATGGTAAAACCGGTTCAGCGGCATCAGCTGTTTGAATTTATAGATGATTTTGAAAATCCTGTAGCACTTATACCTACTACGTTTGAGACTGTAGAACCTATTGATTTAACAACACTTACTCCCACAATTTTAATTGCTGAAGATAATCCTGTAAATAAGTTTTTGACGCGTACTATAATTCGTAAACTACTACCATTAGCTAAACTTATAGAAGTAGATGATGGTTTTCAGGCGGTAGAAGCTTTTAAGAATTCGACTCCTATAGATTTTATATTAATGGATATACAAATGCCTATAATGAGTGGTTTTGAGGCTACTGAAGAAATTAGGTTGTTAGAAAATGAGGAGAGAAGAATTCCCATTATTGCATTAACCGCCAGAGCTATAAAAGGAGAGCGGGAGCGTTGTCTGCAGAATGGGATGGATGATTATGTTTCTAAACCTGTAGTCCTCGATGATTTAAAAAAGTGTGTTGAACAATTTCTTGTAGAAAAAGATAAATCTGGAGATTGTAAGTCTATTGCTTAATACCCCTAAATACTAAACCTGAATGGCTGTGCGTACTCGTAAAAAACATATCATTTTTATAGATTCAAATTTAAAGTCTCAAACTACTTTTAGTTCGGTTATTCGTTCTTCTGAAGCTCTGGTTACAAATTTTACAACAGCAATGGGAGCTATTCAATTTATAAAACAAAATGAGTTGCCAGACCTTATCATTATAGAAGAACACATAAAGCCTTTAGGAGCTTTGCAGACTCTAAAATATTTAAATGACCAACTCAATTATTGTGGTAGCGCTTTAATCATTTCAGATTCTAAGGAAAAAATATATACAGATACGCACGTTTATGGCGTATTGAGTAAAGGATTTTCGGAAGAAGATATTTTAAAAGTTAGGAGTCTTCTTAACGATATGAATGGTAATAAATTAGATACAGAGCCTGCATTCTCTTTAAATTATTTGAAAAATTTATCAGATAACGATCAGGAATTTATTTTTGAAAGTTTGAAAATTTTTAAAGATTCTGTAACTGTACGTCTTAAGGAGATGGAAACTTGTTTACAAAACACAGATTATAACTGTATCAAAGAAATAGGGCATAACATTAAACCTTCTTTTGAAATGCTAGAAAGCGCAAAAGGAAGTCAAATTTGTGATAAACTCGCTCATTTTGCCACACCTGAAGAAATACCAGGCCTCGTTTCAGCATTAAAAATAGAAACCCATAAAATTGTATCTGGTATAGAACGTGAGTTTCCTGCATTGTTTGAAAAATAATTTCTGGAATTTAAGAGCTTAATGTCAGAAGTTAAAATTCGTTTTTATTGATTGAATCGTTTAGAGATTTTAAGTGTTTGGCTTTAGTATTAAATGAATTATTGATTAACTAAATAATAGTTTAAATTAGCCATTACTATCTACAACCTTCAAAAACGATTTATTATAATGAGTCAGCGCATTCTTATTGTTGAAGACAATCCTATGTTAGCGGCTGCCTTAAATTATAAACTTTTAAAAGAGGGATATTTAGTAGATGTATGCAGAGACGGAACTTCAGCAATCATTAAAATAGGTCAGGAGAATTATGACTTGATTTTAATAGATTTAGTTTTACCATTTACTTCAGGACTTAAGGTTATTAAGTGGGCAAAAACTGAATACCCTGTTCTTCCTATTATTGTCTTATCTTCTGTTTATGAAGAGCATATTATTAC
Encoded here:
- a CDS encoding PAS domain-containing hybrid sensor histidine kinase/response regulator, with amino-acid sequence MSKASTLNQDFHRIICENPELLSWLTNEMNLGYYYSNLTKSKEFLVAQSIWTQLDYNEPASEDLADLWWQCVGNEGRHKIENFSNLIITGKKLPEEKCLSALLTRDGELLNCEVKHFIHKDAMGNSHLILKFVGKKESQISNTEFSRKIKRLRKFNEIYEETNELATVGGWDVDLVKNTITWTKVTKEIHGLTEEYEPNLETAINFFKEGWSRDLIIKLFTECTENGTPYDAELIIVLNDGREKWVRSMGKAEMWEGKCIRVYGAFQDINDRKIQELEKHEAELRFKNVFENSSLGIVLVNGKSQLEMVNPVARKIFGLEHLSDNDILQYTFKDVIKPDFLDLAVQHRKNLLSGEVDKYNIEVECYHFKGHSIWCNLNCSLVKNGSDNLIITQVEDITHKKRLERKSLENATRFKRVFEFSPNGMALVDLRGRWRNVNNNLAAMLGYTKEEIVNYRIEEITHPDDRDNDIHEFSKIIKHQIDSYQIKKRYIHKNGHIVHCYLTVSGLKNEHGEVSSLIGHVVDMTDEINAKTALEKSLLDLRALLDSTTQVIIIETDLNHVIRKFNKGAENLLGYKAEDVVDKMTPSVFHLKEEMLDYAIQLEELYGEPVATHKVFTHKLGKNDLEASDWTYVRKDGSELQVHLVVTAIKNEQGEIKGYLGVASDISDLKAMEASLLKAKTRAENANRSKSEFLANMSHEIRTPLNGVIGFTDILMQTDLNENQRKYMETVYTSAVSLLDLINDILDFSKIEAGKLEINEEHVNLSDLCGRSVEMIKQLAHEKNIEILLNIPGNLNHYVMADGLRLRQVLINLLSNSVKFTHKGEIELKIEQQGIDEESQKRNYKFSIRDTGIGIAPQNLQKIFRAFDQEDASTTRKYGGTGLGLTISNRLLELMGSKLEVTSELGFGTTFSFTVNFANEPYLTNDTPNDISLKRVLIIDDNQNNRVILKEMLSSRNIETTLVENGIDALEILEGDIDYDLAIIDYHMPYINGIDLVCHMRNELKIPKEKLPVLLLHSSGEDQQINSRSEELGIINKMVKPVQRHQLFEFIDDFENPVALIPTTFETVEPIDLTTLTPTILIAEDNPVNKFLTRTIIRKLLPLAKLIEVDDGFQAVEAFKNSTPIDFILMDIQMPIMSGFEATEEIRLLENEERRIPIIALTARAIKGERERCLQNGMDDYVSKPVVLDDLKKCVEQFLVEKDKSGDCKSIA
- a CDS encoding Hpt domain-containing protein, with translation MAVRTRKKHIIFIDSNLKSQTTFSSVIRSSEALVTNFTTAMGAIQFIKQNELPDLIIIEEHIKPLGALQTLKYLNDQLNYCGSALIISDSKEKIYTDTHVYGVLSKGFSEEDILKVRSLLNDMNGNKLDTEPAFSLNYLKNLSDNDQEFIFESLKIFKDSVTVRLKEMETCLQNTDYNCIKEIGHNIKPSFEMLESAKGSQICDKLAHFATPEEIPGLVSALKIETHKIVSGIEREFPALFEK
- a CDS encoding response regulator transcription factor; translation: MSQRILIVEDNPMLAAALNYKLLKEGYLVDVCRDGTSAIIKIGQENYDLILIDLVLPFTSGLKVIKWAKTEYPVLPIIVLSSVYEEHIITRTFLMGIADFISKPFDPLALSASIKKHITPSN